The genomic segment CCCTCACCCCGACAGGCGGAGGGTCAAAACGTTGTTAGTTCGTAAGGAATGTCACCTTACAGAAATCCGGCAAAATCAGTGCCTTAGAGCGGTTTTGGCGTTGACAGAAACGGCGGTTGTGCATTGTATGCTTGCGCAATCGATAGTTTGCGTGGGGCCTGATAACCCCGGTAGAGGCGCCCAAAAGCGCCGAACTTCGAACGGCGCTTTTTTTGTGTCCCAATTTCCGTTCGACGTTCCGCTATGGCGGGAGGGCCCCGAAATAAGGCTGGAAACAGCACGAATAAGCGCGCCTGTCCTCTACAGGTTATCAGCCTCCCGCCGCCAGTGGAGAGGCTTCCATCAGTCTCTCTGTGGCGTTCACTGATAAGCCTGTAGGGGAACTAAAATGGAAGTCATCCGCAACGTCTCGAACTCGAAGACCCTCGACACCGAAGTCGATACAGCCATCGTCACACGCATCAGCCTTGAGCGCGACTCAGATGGCGCTTGGCGTGAGACTCCCGCCTGATGCACAAACCGAACGGCAAGCTCTATCTGATCGAAGAGACGCGGGAGCCGGGAGGTCGTGAAGTCGTAACGCCTATCAGCCGTAAGCGTGCAATAGATTGGCTGAGCGCCAATCAGGCCCGTCGTCGTGGTGCGGCTGCCGCTGATCGTAAGTGGGCCGAACACATTTTGTCTGCGGCCTGAACGCCTTTATCGTCTCGACGGCAAGCGGCCCCGTGGGCCGCTTTTCGTTTTGTGAGTGAGCACGCAGCCTCGTCAGCTTTCGGTAAGCTAGCCCCAATAATTGGTTGTTGGGTTTAGCGGGGGTGGCGCGGACATTGCTGTGGTTTCCAGAGCAGTGGGGTGGAGTGTCACCTTCCGCTAAACTCACCAGCAGTGCGGATGCGGCAGGGGCCGCCTTCAACTCACCCCCCCTGGTCGGTCGGCACCGTGTCGCGCCCATTGCCTCTAAATCACGGGCCATTCCCGGCTCTGTAAGTTACGCTCGTTCTGCGAGCGATGACCTCCCGGTCAGCTTCTTCCGCTGCTTTGAGGCTGGCCGTGTGGGGTTAGCGGCGCGTGGCAGGGACAGCGCTTCCTCTGTGTATGCGTGGGGGACAAGCGCCGAGTCAGGTGGCCGCTAGCTTCAAAGGGTAGTGCGGGCGGGGTAGGGACAGCGTCTGATCGAACGCAACCGAACAGCGCCGAGCCTCGCCCGCACTGCCTGCGATCTGGCACTCATAATTCCTCACGGACACTCAGGGAGGGAGAGGAGGTTGTTCGGCTGAATTCCGTCCACTGTTGTCTTGATGTACTTGTGTAGGCCGTCAGTGGCGACGATGACTTCGACAGTGACGCCTGATTCTTCGACGTAGTACTCCCACTCGCGGCTTTCGAGGTCTCGGATAGTTTTCTTAACGGATAGCCTCCATCGCGTTCCGTCTAAATTTACCCCGCCGACATATTTGATCCTCTCATGTGCGTTTCGCCTGTCAGTCTTGTTTATGCAACAAATGCGCACGCGTTTGGGCATCCTGGGTGTCTCCCGTTTCGGCAAGCTGCCGGATCAGATTAGAGAGTGCCTGACGACGTGGGGCCGACCGATTCTGGTAGTTGTGCCGCGCGACTGTTTCCGGTGGATGATCCCACCGTCAGCTTCTGTCGCTTGAGGCTGGCCATGTTGAAGTTGGCGGGGCGTGGTAGGGACAGCGCTCTAACTCCAGCTAGGGCGCCGAGTCACGTTGCCGCTAACTTCACCATAGGTCCAAATGGACGGGGATCATCAGCGTGACAAACCTTCGCCCGCAGAGCTGAGACGTTCGGAGCGGATATCACGCGCCGATCAGATCGCGCCCCGGGGCCTCACAAAGGCCAACGCAGCCGCCTACTGCGGCTGCTCCGAGGACGCGTTCGACACATGGGTCAAGAAGGGCTTGGTGCCGGGGGCCATCCCCGGCACTCAACGTTGGGATCGCAAAGCGATTGACTGGTATCTCGACCGGGCGTCTGGTCTACCTACCGGGGAGGCCGCATCGAGCGATCCCCTGGCAGAGTGGCGGACTTCTAGACGTGCAGGCCGGTGAGCGCGATCTGGGGTCGATAACCATCACGGACACTCAGGGAGCGAGAGGAGATTGTTCGGCTGAATTCCGTCCGCTGTTGTCTTGATGTACTTGTGCCCTTCGTGTTTGGCCACGATCAAACTAGCCGTGAGCCCGTCTTCCTGGATATAGAATTCCCACGCGCCGCTTTCGATGTCTCTGATCGTCTGAACGACAGATTGCTTCCACTGACTTCCGTTCGAATATACCCCGCCGATGCTGCTGATTCTCTCGTGTGGAGTCGTCCTGTCGGTCTTACTGATGCAACGAACGCGTGCGAGTCTGGCCACGGGTCCTCTTCTTCCTCAGGCAAAAAGAGCAACCAGCTTAGCGTTCAGTGGCGGACCATGCTGCCGACCAATTCAGGTAGTTGTGCCAGGGCTTTTGCTGATGGAATTATCCTACCGTCAGCTTCTTCCGTCGTCGAGGCTGGCCTGTTGAAGTTAGCGGGCGTGGTAGCGACAGCGCCCTTATTCGGATCGGGTGCCGAGCCAGGTGGCCGCTAACTTCGATTGTGGATTATCCAAACAGCGTGAATCACCGCACGCGCTGCCACTCGCTAATGTTCTCCGGTATGCCCAGGTTTGAGGGGTCTCCGTTCGAAGGCCAAGAGCATGTACCGTTCGCCAAGTCTTCGGCGGCTGAGGATGGCGAAGCATAATGCCCCAATGCCTCACCACCAAACGTGACCGCAAAACCCTTCCCAGACGATCCAGACGCAGGTGGAGATGCCGGTGTTGTAGAACATATCAGTCGGCAGGCCGATAATGGCCTCGACAAGGTCGTTCTCTAGCAGGTAGCGGCGAATTTCACTGGCACCTGACCCGGCTCCGCCCGTGAACAATGGCGAGCCGTTGAGAACGATACCGAACCGGCTGCCGCCATCTGACGCTGGTCGCATCTTCGACAATAGATGCAAAAGAAAAAGCAGGGAGCCATCGGAAACACTCGGCAACCCGGGACCGAACCGGCCATTGAATCCTTGGCTCTCGTGTTCCTTGCGGACCTCGTTCTCGACCTTCTTCCACTCCACGCCGAACGGAGGATTGGACAGCATGTAGTCGAATTTCGCGTGAGCGTGTCCGTCTTCCGACAGCGTATTGCCCGCAACGATGTTGGCCACGTCCTGGCCCTTGATCAGCATGTCCGCCTTGCAGATCGCATAGCTCTCGTCGTTCAGCTCCTGGCCGAACATGGTCAGCCGAGCCTGCGGGTTCAGCGCGGTCAGGTGTTCGCCCGCCACCGACAGCATTCCGCCCGTGCCAGCCGTGGGGTCATAGATGGTGCGGACCACGCCGGGTTTGGTCAGGACATCGTCATCCTCGACAAACAACAGGTTGACCATCAGGCGAATGACTTCACGCGGCGTGAAGTGTTCACCGGCCGTTTCGTTCGACAGTTCGGCGAACTTGCGGATCAGCTCCTCGAAGGCCAGGCCCATCTCGTGGTTGTCGACAGCCTCGGGATGCAGGTCGATCCCTGCGAACTTCTCGGTGACGAGGTAGAGCAGGCCGCTCTTCGCCAGCTTGTCGATTTGGGTGGAGAAGCTGAACCGCTCGAAGATGTCGCGCACCGCGGGCGAGAACGCCTGAACGTAGGCGTAGAGGTTCTGGCTGATATGGTCCTGATCACCCATCAGCTTGCGCAGATCGAGGTCGGACGTGTTGTAGAAGCTCTGGCCCGATGCTCGGAGCAGAAAGGGGTCGGGGTTCAAGCCCGCCTTCTTCTTCGCCGCGAACTCGGCGAGAACCTTGGCTTTGGTGGGCTCAAGCACACAATCCAACCGCCGCAGAACTGTGAAGGGCAGGATCACCTTGCCGTAATCAGACTGCTTGTAGTCGCCCCGCAGCAGATCGGCCACGGACCAGATGAAGGAGGACAGATTTTGATGGTTCACTGTCGAGAGTCCCGTTCAGTCATGCAGACGGGGCAATTCCATAATGTTGAAGAACCACAAATTCTCGTTGGGCAGTTGCTGCAGATCGCGCACATAGAGCTGCGCTATCTCCTCGAGCCGCGCCCCGGTGTACATCGAGATCAGCGGAAACCAGAAAGCCGCTTCACCTCTACCCCCCTTGGGTCGTTTCGCGCCTGCATACACCCGCGACGTGAAGATCGTCTTGAGGTCTGCGACAGTAAGGGGAAGCCTGTCATCTTCGCCCTCCTCGACTGCGATTGCGATCTTGTGAAATGGATTGCGCCAGCCGCCGGGGGCGTTCGGCGAAGTCATTCTCGTTCGCCACAGCGTTGGTAATTGCAGATAGCAGTCGCAACGACTTATTGATCGTTCTCGCTGATCGCTTCTCCATTCCTTCCGGGATTTGCTCAAGCAGACGCGGCAGGGGCAGCTTTTGCAGATTGTGCGGCAGGTGTTTTGGAAGCTTGGCCATCGCATCACGAAATGATCTGACCTGTGCTCGCTTGATTGAGGATACTCGGAGATTGCCAAGCAGTTCTGTAAACCGCCTCACAGCAACCTCCGCCTCGTCAGCGGTGTTTACGCTCGGACGCTTAACTCATCGCCGGGCTCAGGCCCGCGCCACTGACATCTCTGGAAACAGCGCGCTGACTAGGCCGCTTCTAGTTCCTTTTCATAGTTGCGTAAGCTGCCCTGCAAAGCCTCTTCGAGCTTCTGTTCGTGGGCTTGTATTGCCGCATTGGCAATTCTAACGGCCTCAGCTTCAAGTGCATCTTCTCTCGACAGTTTTTCATGTCTGAAGAGCCATTTGGCAACAGTTGCCCAGTCCCAAAGCGGGCTATCCGAGGTCACGCGCGCAACCGGCGCAGGAAAATCCTTGCTGCGCTGGCCTTTAGAGTATTGGGTCATTGCCGCGCGAGTCATCCCGGTTCGCGCGGCAATATCGGCCAAGCTGACAAGCGGATCGGGCTCGACTCGATCGACCGTCGCGCCAGCTGCCTCAACATTCGTCACCGCTGAGGCAATAGCCTGACTGATGGACTTCGCCTCTCGGGCAAAATCCACGATGATGTGGCCCTTTTGAAATGAAATAGTCGCATCATCGCAGCCAGCCTTGAAAAACCGGTCAGCGAAATCCTCCGCCTCAGGGTTGAGGCCAGAAGCAATAATGCTGAACTCAAACGTTTTCATCGTTCTTCTCCTCTTCCTTGTGGGGGCAGCGATCTACTTTGCGCCGCAGTTGCTTTGCATGGTTTTGAGGGTTTCTGGGCGTAGACCAGACAAAGATCATGCAGCCTTCTCTGTCGTGGTGGGCGCACAAGAGCTTTCCCCAAGCGTGGCCATTGACCTTGATCCACGACCACCCTTGCTCTTCAGCATAGGCAACCGCAGCCTCGATCTCCTTGTTTGGGTGGGCCGACCGTCTAGCCATCCTTGCACCGAAGAATTAGTGCGGCGTTAACAGATGTCAACACTTTTCGTTCCCTTTGGTCGTTACAAGTCCTTTATGGTTCATTGTGTGGTAAATAAACCAGAAGTTGCTGCTTCTTCCCGAGTTATCAACTTTTTAGCGGGTTCCGCGTCGCCAATAGCCCTTTCACTGCCGAGAAATTGGATGCTGCAAGGCAGCGTCGGTGGCCGTGAGATACTGTTCGCCGTTGCTGATACGGCGATTGTTTCCCGCCAAAGCCATTTCGCTGGCATAGGCCGCCAGATAAGGGCAATCGAGATCCAGGCTGCACGCAACTCGGTGATAAGTCATTGATTTTTAACAACTATTACGAAGACGTCATTTGGGAAAAACGGAGGTTCGCGGTACGTTCTAGCCTATGTCGAACGTCATGCCGAACACCCCAACCGATCATCCGACGAAACCCGCGCCTCTCCGCGGGCTGGTCCCGCTGGAAGGAATTGCAGGCCATGCGCGCTGCTCAGCGCGAGCAGATCGCTGCCGGTCTCCTGGCCGGTCTCGGCCGAGAGCCTTGTCGAAGCCGACAGGATTGCGGCGAAAACCATTGCGGCGATGCAGGTGGAGGCGGAGCGGCTCGAGACCCTCGGCAAGTCCGCCCTTGAGCAAGCGTCGCATCGTTGCGCAGTTGTTGAGGCAGTCCGGGTTCAAGCCCAGCGCCACCGTCACCGGCGAAGCAGAACAACGACATCCGGACCCTGCTCTCGCTGAGCACGGCCTCAAGCCGTCGGTGTTACCGTGAGTGCGACCGCCTCCGCCCGGCTTGAGGATCTTGCTGATCGACTCGGCATTGCGAACCTGGCAGGCGGAACGGCGTGATGGCCGGGTCTTCTCCATCACCGGAGAGCGGGGGCAGATCAAGCCGTATATGGGCGAATTGCTCGTCGTCCTCCGCCAGCAGACGAGCGCAAGTGTCGTCCGGCAGCTCCTCCGCGCCGGCGTGCTTGCCCCGTCGTGCGGCGGCGATCTCAAGGTTGTGAGGACGCCAAACTCGATCGAGTCGGTGAAACTGCGCGATCTGATAGGCGCGCATCGGGTGCGAACATGAACCCGCTGCTCACCATGCGCGAAGCACTGACTAACCCGAAGATCATGGGCAACGCCTTTGCCGGCCCGACATGGCTGGCATGGCGGTCGCTGCTCATCGCGAGCCGCGGTGAGGAATTGAACGATGAGGAGCGCCAGGTCTTTACCGAGCTTACACAGCGCCACCATGAGCCCTTGGAGCGGGTTGACGAGGTCTGCGTGCTCAAGGGCCGGCGCGGCGGCTTCACCACCATGGCGGGCGCCTCGCTGGTCTTCGCGGCTTGCCTGATCGATTACAGCGATGTGCTTGGTCCGGGCGAGCGCGGCCTCGCGCTCTGCATCGCGCCGAATGCCCGCCAGGCACAGATCGCTTTTCAGCGCGCAGAAGGTCTGATCGATGCCTCGGAGATGCTACGCAAGATGGTCATCGGCCGGACGGCGGAAAGCCTGACGCTCTCCAACAACATTGATCTGGAGGTTCGGCCGCCAGCTTTAGACACCTGCGCGGCGTCACTGCCGTCCATATCGTCGCCGACGAGTCGGCACTATTTCCAGGTCGAGGGCAGTAACACAGATGCCGAGATCCTCAACTCAGTGCGCCCGAGCCTGATCACGACCGGTGGGCAATTGCTGATCGGTTCGACGCCCTACGCGGAGGAGGGTGAGCTGTATCGCCTGTACCGGAACCACTTCGGACCGAACGGCGACCCAAAACTCCTTGTCGCCAAGGGCACATCCAGGCAGACAAATCCGACCCTGCCGGAACTGGTCATCACCCGCGCTCTCGAGCGTGACCCTCTCGCAGCCCGCTCGGAGTTCCTTTGTGAGTTTCGCGCCGACATCTCGACCTTCATCGAACGCGTCATCATCGAGCGCTGCATCGATCGCGGCGTCACGTCACGGCCCTATGACGAGCGCTTCCAGTACATCTGCTTCGCCGATGTTGCGAGCGGTATCGCCAGCGGCGGCGACGGCGATCGGTACGCCTGGTCAATTGGTCATCGTGAAAACGATCAGATCGTGCTCGACTTCGCCACCGAGCGGAAGCCGCCTTTCGATGCCGGCGCAATCACCGCGGAGTTGGCCTCCATCTAGATCTACAAGGTCCGGGACGTCACGGCCAATCGTTTCAGCCATGGTTTCGTCGCCTCAGAGTTGACGAAGCACGGTCTAATCTACAGGCCGTCCGACCGTGACAAGTCGAGACTGTACCTCGACTCCCTGCCGCAGATCGCATTGCCCGGCCGCGTCCGCCTTCTCGATCTGCCGGCTATGCCAGAACAGTACGCTTTGCTCGAGCGCAAGGCCGGCTCGAACGGACGCGATCGCGTCGACGCGACGCGGTAATCGGCACGAGGATCTGGTCAACACAGTAAGCGCCGTCATCGCGCTGCTGGCGACGCCGCTGTCCGGCGCCGAAGGCTGGCTCGAGTTTTATCGCCGCCTCGCCGAGGAGCCGAACCGCCTCAACACCGATTATGACGACATCCAGGCCCCCAACTATGGGTGGAGTTTCGACCAGGAGATCAGATGATGGAAACTATCGAACAGATCGATGCCGCGTTGATGCGTTGCCGGTGTCGCCAACCAGCGACTTGGATGTCGCCGAGCGCGCGCGGCTCACATGGCGACGGAGTGAGCTCGAAAGCGAAGCACGCGCGGCAGCGGCGCAACCGAAAGAATTGACAGGAAATCTCTTGGTCGTCGTGCCTGACGACAACACGTCGCGGATCCAGACCATCCTAGGCCGACTCATCAACGTCGAGGTCGTCGACGGCAAGCGTGTTGCTCGCCTATTTCCGGCGGAGTTTAGAGATCTGATCATGGGCGGCCGCAACAGTCTCGACTGGCAGAAGGCTAACGAGCCCCTGCTGGGTCAGATCTAGGCGCTGCAATGGACATCACCAAACAGTTCGGTCCTGGAGTCTATGCCATGACGTGGCGTACGGAGTATGAGCGTGAGACCGACGTCGCCGTCGAACTGTCCAGGAAACTTTGCGACCTGGAAAAGCAGCGTCAAGTAACGATCGAGCGATTGCAGGAGCAGCTGCAGCGGCGTCAGCGACAGGTTCAAAAACTCTCGAGCAGTTTCGACGGGCTCTGCAAAAGCGCATCCTCGAGCAGCTTCGACGGTCTCACCCGCGATCTGAACAAATCGCTAACGGATTTCTCTGAGCTCTCGGAGCTCTCGACGACGATTTCAAAGTACATCAGCTCGATCAGTTCAATCCAGGAAGAGATGATTGCCACGCAGGCCGGACTTAAGAAAGCCCTAGGCCGCAGAGACGCGGCCTTTCCTGAATTTCGGATGAGGTGGATGGCCCAGCATTGCGGACCGGCGCCGGCCCCGCATTCATTTGGCGTCGCGGAAAAGTCCACCGACGCCAGCAAAGGCAATCGCGGACTGGCACCATTGTCGAAACACACAACCGCGGTCGACCCGTCATCCGCGGTGGGTGACGCAGTGTTGCGGCATCGCTCCGATTTGGGAAAGAGATTCTGATAATGACGAAGATGAACAAATTGGTTGAACCTGGTGCGCTGAAGAAGAGCGCAATGCTTACCGAGACCGAATTGCGCCGCGCCGCACTGGCGAAGGTGGCCGATCAAGGTCGGCCGGGGTCTGGCAGTTTCGCAGTAGATCGGCATTACGCCGATGCGCAGCTGGTCGAGTTCACGGTCCCGATCGGCGGCGCGCCGGTAAAGGTCAAGCGCGGCGAGAATGCGATCGTCATCGCCGGCGTTGAAATCCGCTTAGGACAGCTGGCTCCCGAAGTTCGGCGTCAATTCGAGCTCGCAACATCTCGGCTCGACGGCGCCGCACTCGCCGCCGAGTCCGATCTCCTGGCCGTCCGCGCGGCTCGCGAACAGATCATCGCAGCTGTAACAGCGGTCATGTCCAGCCGTGCCTTCCTGGACAGGGTCGTTGTCGCGGGCACTCGCTGCGTTAGGAGCTGAGAACGCGCGGCGACGCTGGGCTCGCGCTGAGGATGCAACTTTTTAAGAGAGGATCAGGCCCATGACCATGAGACTGCTCAACATCAACAACAATGCGGTCACCACCTTTGCCGGGCCGACAGACATCGGCACCGCGCAATC from the Bradyrhizobium sp. WBAH42 genome contains:
- a CDS encoding DUF3892 domain-containing protein is translated as MPKRVRICCINKTDRRNAHERIKYVGGVNLDGTRWRLSVKKTIRDLESREWEYYVEESGVTVEVIVATDGLHKYIKTTVDGIQPNNLLSLPECP
- a CDS encoding DUF3892 domain-containing protein, yielding MARLARVRCISKTDRTTPHERISSIGGVYSNGSQWKQSVVQTIRDIESGAWEFYIQEDGLTASLIVAKHEGHKYIKTTADGIQPNNLLSLPECP
- a CDS encoding class I SAM-dependent DNA methyltransferase → MNHQNLSSFIWSVADLLRGDYKQSDYGKVILPFTVLRRLDCVLEPTKAKVLAEFAAKKKAGLNPDPFLLRASGQSFYNTSDLDLRKLMGDQDHISQNLYAYVQAFSPAVRDIFERFSFSTQIDKLAKSGLLYLVTEKFAGIDLHPEAVDNHEMGLAFEELIRKFAELSNETAGEHFTPREVIRLMVNLLFVEDDDVLTKPGVVRTIYDPTAGTGGMLSVAGEHLTALNPQARLTMFGQELNDESYAICKADMLIKGQDVANIVAGNTLSEDGHAHAKFDYMLSNPPFGVEWKKVENEVRKEHESQGFNGRFGPGLPSVSDGSLLFLLHLLSKMRPASDGGSRFGIVLNGSPLFTGGAGSGASEIRRYLLENDLVEAIIGLPTDMFYNTGISTCVWIVWEGFCGHVWW